A region of the Lachancea thermotolerans CBS 6340 chromosome E complete sequence genome:
TGTGCACTCAAAACCTCATCATATGACAGCAGCGGACCATATACGTGACATAGAGTGAACTGCCATAAATCGGGGTATGAAGAATTCAGATTATTTGCGACTTTATCCGAGACCTTATTGTAAATCTTGCTCCAGTGTTCGATACCGTCCCGAATGGTCTGTTGACCGTTTTGTTCGGCGCACCTTTTCGTGTCCGTCCACGCCATGTCACTCTTCGTATCGACCTGCTCCGCGGCAGCTCCAAGGCCCTCGGGGGTCACCACTTTCAACGCCTGCAAGCTATTAATTGCCTTGGGCAGCCCAGTCAAAGCGCTGCTCTTTAGCAACACCTCCCGGAACTTATCTGTCgccaatttttgaaagggtGTCGGCTCTCGATACACTTCATTCAGCTGCGATTGCAGATTTTCTGCGTCGTGTGTTATTTCTATAGCTTTATTCGCTGCTCTCAGTGTTTGCCCCATCCACAGTTCGTTGATCATAGCGAAGTGGTATAACCTCGGGATTTCCTGCGGCTCATTACACGCGCTAAACgtagcagcagcaagaaggTACCACgtattttgaagttttggatGGAAAGTTGCGAGTTGTACCAGCCTTTGAGCGGTCAATATGTGAACGGTCATGCTCAGGTCACTTTGTCGGAATCAATATTGAGTTCTATATCGTCGATGAGTTTGTTGCTGAGGGGAACTAGGATTGTTCTGCGGGTCGACTTTACATCACGTGTGAATATTTACGCTGACTAGCGAGTTCTgtgaagaggaagagaatCAAATGCTTTCAGGTCACTGC
Encoded here:
- the PXP2 gene encoding Pxp2p (similar to uniprot|P47148 Saccharomyces cerevisiae YJR111C Hypothetical ORF) translates to MTVHILTAQRLVQLATFHPKLQNTWYLLAAATFSACNEPQEIPRLYHFAMINELWMGQTLRAANKAIEITHDAENLQSQLNEVYREPTPFQKLATDKFREVLLKSSALTGLPKAINSLQALKVVTPEGLGAAAEQVDTKSDMAWTDTKRCAEQNGQQTIRDGIEHWSKIYNKVSDKVANNLNSSYPDLWQFTLCHVYGPLLSYDEVLSAQETSLAIIASLVPQDVNPQLWGHLKGAVNVGCDPETIDAARNLSILVATWCNVRWRSEVVKL